The following coding sequences are from one Diospyros lotus cultivar Yz01 chromosome 7, ASM1463336v1, whole genome shotgun sequence window:
- the LOC127806405 gene encoding uncharacterized protein LOC127806405, which produces MELNKSWINISNRLDPRYEQGIQEFIQFAYRHKSPGASIYCPCIKCVNRYFHKRDVVEEHLILNGFDTNYIIWTVHGELYVPRHSREEFQDQECNIGDDMVGMIHDAHGVPINNAGSSEEATRFYELLEKAETELWPGCKNFTTLSFIVRLQHLKVLGGLSDKIFDMLLELLNEAFPEGVSLPRSYREAKKLSEDLGFKYYKYDACPNNCMLFWKDASKLDRCTFCGESRYKEYEVHVDDDITKMKKVASKQVRHFPLISRLQRLFMSNKTASLMRWHEEGRTKDGIMRHPADSLAWQSFDEQHPKFAEDSRNVRLGLASDGFNPFRTMTISYSIWPVVLMPYNLPPWLCMKQPYFILSLLIDGPRAPGDNIDVFLQPLIQELQELWNEGIETYDASRKEMFHMHATLLWTINDFPAYANLSGWSTRGRVACPCCMKETESKWLKHGGKFCYMGHRRFLEDMSHHFRLDKKNFDGTIENRVAPPQLSGYDVFKDVEFVKKMYGNRENSGASVGRGMGGWKKHSIFFELPYWQDNLIRHNLDVMHIEKNVCDNIIWTLLNVSGKSKDNLKARLDLKELGIRKKLHPEDRLGGKKYLPPTSFTLNREQKHIFLKVLKSIKSPDGFSSNISRRVQLKEHTMSGLKSHDNHVLMQHLLPLAIRRVFKRKYVSKTLIELCNYFKQLCSKNITVDECNQLRSRIILVLCHLEKIFLPSFFNIMEHLVVHLPDEVQIAGPVMFRWMYPVERFLLTLKKYVRTRSHPEGSIAEGYLAEECLTFCARTHLQSIRLERRCASNREITQKHHENFPSWFQKHVYELQVSGHNVPNEVKTLAAGPHSWAWKYSGYIVNGFKFHTRRRERRRMTQNSGVLLNANTESYASSKDKRPISGDVTFYGVLTDVVEIRYSNEFKFVLFKCDWVDNNRGMKVDSLNFITVNFNCLMYQENKPTDEPFILATQASQVWYVADPLDEEWYVVMKMTPRDLYNMGKRNVVGSCDEEDALISNHVEINNDQSLHAELGESDEDYSSGESDEDGMLVDISDDDDNSISYTAHSDDNDF; this is translated from the exons atgGAGCTGAATAAGAGTTGGATTAACATATCAAACAGGCTAGATCCTCGATACGAACAAGGAATTCAGGAGTTTATTCAGTTTGCCTATAGACATAAGTCTCCTGGGGCAAGCATATATTGTCCGTGTATTAAATGCGTTAACAGATATTTTCATAAACGAGATGTTGTGGAGGAACATCTTATTTTGAATGGGTTTGacactaattacataatatgGACGGTTCATGGAGAGTTATATGTGCCTCGTCATAGTCGAGAAGAATTTCAAGATCAGGAATGTaatattggagatgatatggtgggaatGATACATGATGCACATGGAGTTCCCATAAACAATGCTGGAAGTAGTGAAGAAGCTACGAGATTCTATGAATTGTTGGAGAAGGCAGAAACAGAGTTATGGCCTGgttgtaagaacttcacgacaTTATCATTTATTGTTCGTTTACAACACTTGAAGGTATTGGGTGGGTTGTcggataaaatatttgatatgttgcttgagttgttgaatgaGGCATTTCCAGAAGGAGTGTCATTGCCACGATCGTATCGGGAGGCTAAGAAATTGAGTGAGGATTTAGGTTTTAAGTACTATAAGTACGATGCATGCCCTAACAATTGTATGCTCTTTTGGAAAGATGCATCAAAGTTGGATAGATGTACTTTTTGTGGAGAGTCAAGGTATAAAGAATACGAGGTGCACGTGGACGACGATATAACGAAGATGAAAAAAGTCGCTTCTAAACAAGTACGACACTTTCCTTTGATTTCGAGACTGCAAAGATTGTTTATGTCTAACAAAACAGCATCGTTAATGAGGTGGCATGAAGAAGGTAGAACAAAGGATGGTATAATGAGGCACCCTGCTGATTCATTAGCTTGGCAATCTTTTGATGAACAACATCCAAAATTCGCTGAAGATAGTCGCAATGTTAGACTTGGGTTGGCTTCTGATGGGTTTAATCCGTTTCGAACAATGACCATTAGCTATAGCATTTGGCCAGTTGTGTTAATGCCATATAATCTACCGCCTTGGTTATGTATGAAACAACCTTACTTCATCTTGTCTTTATTGATTGATGGACCTCGTGCACCAGGAGACAATATTGATGTGTTTCTGCAACCGTTGATTCAAGAGTTACAAGAATTATGGAACGAAGGGATAGAAACTTATGATGcttcaagaaaagaaatgttTCACATGCATGCAACATTGTTGTGGACGATTAATGATTTTCCTGCGTATGCTAATTTATCTGGATGGAGTACTCGAGGAAGAGTTGCTTGTCCTTGTTGCATGAAAGAGACAGAGTCCAAATGGTTAAAACATGGTGGTAAGTTTTGTTATATGGGTCACCGTAGATTCTTGGAGGACATGAGTCATCATTTTCGGTTAGACAAAAAGAATTTTGATGGAACTATTGAAAACCGTGTTGCTCCTCCTCAGTTATCTGGCTACGATGTATTCAAAGATGTTGAATTTGTTAAGAAGATGTATGGAAACCGTGAGAATTCTGGCGCTAGTGTTGGGAGAGGAATGGGTGGTTGGAAAAAACATAGTATATTCTTTGAGCTTCCATATTGGCAAGACAATTTGATCCGACATAATCTCGACGTCATGcacattgagaaaaatgtttgtgACAACATAATTTGGACGTTATTAAATGTTTCAGGTAAATCAAAGGACAACTTGAAAGCACGTCTTGATTTGAAAGAACTAGGGATAAGAAAAAAGTTGCATCCTGAAGATCGTTTAGGTGGGAAGAAGTATTTACCTCCTACATCTTTCACGTTGAATCgagaacaaaaacatatatttttgaaagtattgaaaagtataaaatcACCCGATGGATTCTCATCAAACATATCACGTCGTGTCCAACTCAAAGAACACACAATGAGTGGACTTAAGAGCCATGACAATCATGTTTTGATGCAACATTTGCTTCCATTGGCAATTAGGAGGGTGTTCAAGAGAAAGTATGTCagtaaaactttgattgaattATGCAATTACTTTAAACAGTTGTGTTCTAAAAACATTACAGTAGACGAGTGTAACCAATTGAGGTCACGCATTATATTGGTGCTTTGTCACCTCGAGAAAATATTTCTACCGAGCTTCTTCAATATAATGGAGCATTTAGTTGTTCACCTGCCTGACGAAGTCCAAATTGCGGGACCGGTAATGTTTCGGTGGATGTATCCAGTCGAGAG GTTCTTATTGACATTGAAAAAGTATGTAAGGACTAGAAGTCATCCAGAAGGATCTATTGCTGAAGGTTACTTGGCAGAAGAGTGTTTGACTTTTTGTGCAAG GACACACTTACAATCCATTAGATTGGAAAGAAGATGTGCTAGCAATCGTGAAATTACACAAAAACACCATGAAAACTTCCCATCATGGTTTCAAAAACAT GTTTATGAATTGCAAGTAAGTGGTCACAATGTACCCAATGAAGTGAAAACATTAGCTGCTGGGCCTCACTCATGGGCATGGAAGTATTCTGGGTACATCGTAAATGGATTCAAATTCCACACGAGGCgtcgagaaaggagaagaatgacTCAAAACAGTGGAGTATTACTAAATGCAAATACTGAAAGTTATGCTAGTTCAAAAGATAAACGTCCTATCAGTGGTGATGTTACCTTTTATGGAGTCTTAACAGATGTTGTTGAGATACGATACTCTAacgaattcaaatttgttttgtttaagtgTGATTGGGTTGACAATAACAGAGGGATGAAGGTTGACAGTTTGAATTTCAtaactgtaaattttaattgtttaatgtaTCAAGAGAATAAACCAACAGACGAACCTTTTATACTTGCAACTCAAGCATCACAAGTGTGGTATGTGGCTGATCCTCTTGATGAAGAATGGTACGTTGTCATGAAGATGACACCTAGAGATTTGTATAACATGGGTAAAAGAAATGTGGTAGGGAGCTGTGACGAGGAAGATGCTTTAATTAGTAATCATGTTGAAATCAACAATGATCAGTCCTTACATGCAGAGTTAGGAGAATCTGATGAAGACTACTCTTCTGGAGAATCTGATGAGGATGGTATGCTAGTCGATATATCAGATGATGACGACAATTCCATTTCTTATACTGCACACAGTGATGATAATGATTTCTAA